A genomic region of Haliotis asinina isolate JCU_RB_2024 chromosome 1, JCU_Hal_asi_v2, whole genome shotgun sequence contains the following coding sequences:
- the LOC137273191 gene encoding uncharacterized protein: MRVRVLLLRMSVLLRMRVSEFIFNVTSAIIDGGGVTEDVRVIDGGGVTEGAGVIDGGGVTEDAGVIDAGGVTEDAGVIDGVGVTEDAGVIDGGGVTEDAGVIEGGGVTEDAGVIDGGGVTEDAGVIDGGGVTEDAGVIDGGGVTEDAGVIDGGGVTEDAGIFDGGVLLRMCVLLRDACVIDGGGVTEDARVIDGGGVTEDARVIDDGGVTEDAGVIDGGGYTEDAGVIDGGGVTEDADVIEGEGITDDEGVIEGYGRGSGGRRGSGAEGCKVLGVGQGVDGVYDQKRHASPQKIKYMYGTRGEPPPRCECWVTPRARRHPRSGPGGIFGPPTLRCGPVSVEESSLVAEGTGYL, translated from the exons ATGAGGGTGCGGGTGTTGCTGCTGAGGATGAGTGTGTTACTGAGAATgcgggtgagtgagttcatatttaacgtcacatcggcaattaTTGATGGTGGGGGTGTTACTGAGGATGTGCGTGTTATTGATGGTGGGGGTGTTACTGAGGGTGCGGGTGTTATTGATGGTGGGGGTGTTACTGAGGATGCGGGTGTTATTGATGCTGGGGGTGTTACTGAGGATGCGGGTGTTATTGATGGTGTGGGTGTTACTGAGGATGCGGGTGTTATTGATGGTGGGGGTGTTACTGAGGATGCGGGTGTTATTGAAGGTGGGGGTGTTACTGAGGATGCGGGTGTTATTGATGGTGGGGGTGTTACTGAGGATGCGGGTGTTATTGATGGTGGGGGTGTTACTGAGGATGCGGGTGTTATTGACGGTGGGGGTGTTACTGAGGATGCGGGTGTTATTGACGGTGGGGGTGTTACTGAGGATGCGGGTATTTTTGACGGCGGGGTGTTACTGAGGATGTGCGTGTTATTGAGG GATGCGTGTGTTATTGACGGTGGGGGTGTTACTGAGGATGCGCGTGTTATTGACGGTGGGGGTGTTACTGAGGATGCGCGTGTTATTGATGATGGGGGTGTTACTGAGGATGCGGGTGTTATTGATGGTGGGGGTTATACTGAGGATGCGGGTGTTATTGACGGTGGGGGTGTTACTGAGGATGCGGATGTTATTGAGGGTGAGGGTATTACTGACGATGAGGGTGTAATTGAGGGTTATGGAAGAGGGTCAGGTGGCAGAAGAGGGTCAGGAGCTGAGGGTTGTAAGGTTTTGGGTGTAGGTCAGGGTGTTGATGG GGTGTACGATCAAAAGAGGCACGCAAGTCCACAAAAAATCAAA TACATgtatggcacccgtggcgagccacctcctcgttgtgagtgctgggtaacgccaagagctcgccgacacccccgtagtggacccggggggatatttggtccaccaaccctgcgttgcggccctgtgtcggtggaggagtcGAGTCTGGTGGCTGAGGGCACTGGGTACCTGTGa